A genomic segment from Oncorhynchus clarkii lewisi isolate Uvic-CL-2024 unplaced genomic scaffold, UVic_Ocla_1.0 unplaced_contig_8491_pilon_pilon, whole genome shotgun sequence encodes:
- the LOC139394140 gene encoding interferon gamma 1-like — protein MDVLSRAVMCFCLMGWMTLGWSNAAQFTSINMKRNIDKLKVHYKISKDQLFNGNPVFPKDTFEDSERRVLTSVVLDVYLSIFGQMLNQTGDQEMIESLKYVKGKIQDLQKHYFLGRIPELRTHLQNLWAIETSDTTVQGKALSEFITIYEKASKLALKFHLKKDNRRKRRQAQRLKSHIM, from the exons ATGGATGTGTTATCAAGGGCTGTGATGTGTTTCTGCTTGATGGGCTGGATGACTTTAGGATGGAGTAATGCTGCTCAGTTCACATCAATTAACATGAAGAGAAACATAGACAAACTGAAAGTCCACTAT AAGATCTCCAAGGACCAGCTGTTCAACGGAAACCCTGTTTTCCCCAAGGACACGTTTGAG gaCAGTGAGCGGAGGGTGTTGACGAGTGTGGTTCTGGACGTGTATCTGAGTATCTTCGGCCAGATGCTGAACCAGACGGGGGACCAGGAAATGATTGAGAGTCTGAAATATGTCAAGGGGAAAATTCAGGATCTCCAGAAACACTATTTCCTGGGGAGGATACCTGAGCTGAGGACACACCTGCAGAACCTGTGGGCCATCGAG ACCAGTGACACCACAGTCCAGGGGAAGGCTCTGTCCGAGTTCATTACCATCTACGAGAAAGCCTCCAAACTGGCCCTTAAGTTCCATCTAAAGAAGGACAACCGCAGGAAGAGACGGCAAGCCCAGAGGCTCAAATCACACATCATGTAG
- the LOC139394138 gene encoding interferon gamma 1-like encodes MDVLSRAVMCFCLMGWMTLGWSNAAQFTSINMKRNIDKLKVHYKISKDQLFNGNPVFPKDTFEDSEQRVLMSVVLDVYLSIFSQMLNQTGDQEVRERLDQVKGKVQETQKHYFLGRIPELRTHLQNLWAIKTSDTTVQGKALSEFITIYEKASKLAHEIHLKKDNRRKRRQAQRLKSHIM; translated from the exons ATGGATGTGTTATCAAGGGCTGTGATGTGTTTCTGCTTGATGGGCTGGATGACTTTAGGATGGAGTAATGCTGCTCAGTTCACATCAATTAACATGAAGAGAAACATAGACAAACTGAAAGTCCACTAT AAGATCTCCAAGGACCAGCTGTTCAACGGAAACCCTGTTTTCCCCAAGGACACGTTTGAG GACAGTGAGCAGAGGGTGTTGATGAGTGTGGTTCTGGACGTGTACCTGAGTATCTTCAGCCAGATGCTGAACCAGACGGGGGACCAGGAAGTGAGGGAGAGGCTGGACCAGGTCAAGGGGAAGGTTCAGGAGACCCAGAAACACTATTTCCTGGGGAGGATACCTGAGCTGAGGACACACCTGCAGAACCTGTGGGCCATCAAG ACCAGTGACACCACAGTCCAGGGGAAGGCTCTGTCCGAGTTCATTACCATCTACGAGAAAGCCTCCAAACTGGCCCATGAGATCCATCTAAAGAAGGACAACCGCAGGAAGAGACGGCAAGCCCAGAGGCTCAAATCACACATCATGTAG